One region of uncultured Sulfurimonas sp. genomic DNA includes:
- a CDS encoding Hpt domain-containing protein yields the protein MGVRSDLDSNFDFEIVDEFLDHFSMMVDSMEVMIMDLEKPNRYSRSVDELFRVFHNIKSASGYLKILPMAKLAAFVEDALEQLRAMDELPNEETITWLLAISDMFAQWHDDLKNDNELSHIKYSLLKIPYLEK from the coding sequence ATGGGCGTAAGAAGTGACTTAGATAGTAACTTTGATTTTGAAATTGTCGATGAATTTTTAGATCACTTCTCTATGATGGTTGATAGCATGGAAGTTATGATTATGGATCTTGAAAAACCTAATAGATACTCTAGAAGTGTTGATGAGTTGTTTCGTGTTTTTCATAACATAAAATCGGCGTCTGGTTATTTGAAGATTCTTCCCATGGCAAAACTTGCAGCTTTTGTAGAAGATGCACTAGAACAACTAAGAGCTATGGATGAACTTCCAAATGAAGAAACTATAACTTGGTTACTTGCTATTAGTGATATGTTCGCTCAATGGCATGATGATTTAAAAAATGACAATGAATTAAGCCATATAAAGTACTCATTATTAAAAATACCCTACTTAGAAAAATAA
- the panB gene encoding 3-methyl-2-oxobutanoate hydroxymethyltransferase: protein MNKKMTITSIQKTKGQRPLVMITAYDALFAKLLEPSSDMILVGDSLNMSFAGKRDTLSATMDQMLYHTDAVCRGAKNSFVVCDMPFGTYTNKEDALKNAMRVFQETSADCIKIEGGENRAEIVKHLTSNAIAVCGHIGLLPQSVRSEGGYKVKGKNEQERLQLIKDAKAIEKAGAFCMVIEGVKADVASEVAKSVNVPVIGIGAGAEVDGQVLVFSDMLGFFEEFTPKFVKKYMDGASLVKDAVKNYADEVNEREFPKEEHTY, encoded by the coding sequence ATGAATAAAAAAATGACAATAACTTCCATACAAAAAACAAAAGGTCAGAGACCTCTAGTGATGATAACGGCTTATGATGCCTTGTTTGCAAAGTTGTTAGAACCTAGTTCGGACATGATTTTAGTAGGCGATAGCTTAAACATGAGCTTCGCAGGAAAGCGTGATACATTGAGTGCTACAATGGATCAGATGCTCTATCATACAGATGCAGTATGTCGTGGTGCAAAAAATAGTTTTGTAGTTTGTGATATGCCATTTGGAACTTACACCAACAAAGAAGATGCACTTAAAAATGCTATGAGAGTTTTTCAAGAAACTTCAGCAGATTGTATAAAGATAGAAGGCGGAGAAAACAGAGCAGAAATAGTAAAGCATCTAACTTCAAATGCCATTGCAGTATGCGGTCATATTGGCTTGCTTCCTCAATCTGTAAGAAGTGAGGGTGGATACAAGGTCAAAGGTAAAAATGAACAAGAGAGACTCCAACTCATAAAAGATGCCAAAGCTATAGAAAAAGCTGGAGCATTTTGTATGGTAATAGAGGGTGTTAAAGCAGATGTAGCATCTGAGGTTGCAAAAAGTGTAAATGTACCTGTGATAGGCATAGGAGCTGGAGCTGAGGTAGATGGTCAGGTCTTGGTTTTTTCAGATATGTTAGGCTTTTTTGAAGAGTTTACTCCTAAGTTTGTAAAAAAATACATGGACGGAGCAAGTTTAGTAAAAGATGCAGTTAAAAACTATGCAGATGAAGTAAACGAAAGAGAGTTTCCAAAAGAGGAACATACATATTAA
- the ruvB gene encoding Holliday junction branch migration DNA helicase RuvB, producing the protein MDRLVEIETFSTDEESVEKTLRPDAWSEYIGQEQIKKNLSVFIEASKKRDEALDHVLFYGPPGLGKTTLALIIANEMNANIKVTAAPMIEKSGDLAAILTNLEEGDILFIDEIHRLSPAVEEILYSSMEDFRIDIIIGSGPAAQTVKIDLPRFTLIGATTRAGMLSNPLRDRFGMSFRMQFYSSLELSQIISQASAKLDKEIIHEASIEIAKRSRGTPRIALRLLRRVRDFAEVAEELSINHSRTKYALDELGINSHGFDEMDIRLLNLLASANGKAMGLSTIAASLSEDEGTVEDVLEPYLIANGYLERTAKGRKATRSTYEVLNLSFVGEEGSLF; encoded by the coding sequence ATGGATAGACTTGTAGAGATAGAGACTTTTTCAACTGATGAAGAGAGTGTAGAGAAGACCCTTCGCCCAGATGCTTGGAGTGAGTACATAGGTCAAGAACAGATAAAAAAGAATCTTAGTGTTTTTATAGAGGCAAGTAAAAAAAGAGATGAAGCGCTTGACCATGTTTTGTTTTATGGACCTCCTGGACTTGGAAAAACTACTTTAGCACTCATTATCGCAAACGAGATGAATGCAAATATAAAAGTAACCGCAGCTCCTATGATAGAAAAAAGCGGAGACTTAGCGGCAATCCTTACAAACTTAGAAGAGGGTGACATACTTTTTATAGATGAGATTCACAGACTCTCTCCCGCTGTTGAAGAGATACTTTACTCATCTATGGAAGATTTTCGTATAGACATCATTATAGGTAGTGGTCCAGCTGCTCAAACTGTAAAGATAGACCTTCCAAGGTTTACTCTCATCGGTGCAACAACAAGAGCAGGGATGCTCTCGAATCCTCTTAGAGATAGATTCGGTATGAGTTTTAGAATGCAGTTTTACTCTTCGCTAGAACTATCACAAATAATCTCTCAAGCATCTGCAAAGTTAGATAAAGAGATAATCCATGAAGCATCTATAGAGATAGCAAAACGAAGTAGAGGAACTCCGCGTATAGCACTTCGTCTTCTTCGTCGTGTTAGAGATTTTGCTGAGGTAGCTGAAGAGTTAAGCATAAACCACTCTCGAACAAAGTATGCTTTAGATGAACTTGGCATAAACTCTCATGGATTTGATGAGATGGATATCAGACTTTTAAATCTTTTAGCATCTGCAAATGGAAAAGCTATGGGACTTAGCACAATAGCTGCATCTCTTAGTGAAGATGAAGGAACAGTTGAAGATGTGCTTGAGCCTTACTTAATAGCAAATGGTTATTTAGAAAGAACAGCTAAAGGGCGAAAAGCAACAAGAAGTACTTATGAGGTTTTAAATTTATCTTTTGTTGGCGAAGAGGGAAGTCTGTTTTGA
- a CDS encoding AI-2E family transporter, with product MKPQYFVAILFATSLYWMYLLYAPFLLTITIAALLAVSTSNIQSYLHKYLKSRFLAALTSSFLLAVLFFAPLGYFLATLTIKLNSIDPQTLKGLEVYIRNLIQNPPEYLEFVKPYAIDALKGLKVNVLTSKAISLTGTVGAFSAGFLKNAFLIIIFYFFSQYNGIYIVNFLKRVVQMSVEETTILAKELSAVMSVVFYSIIVTAMFEGILFGVAVSFMGYNGLLFGIMYGFASLIPVVGGILMWLPFMIYEFSIGDTKNAIFIALYSILVISIIADTFIKPLIIKEINNRLLKEDDTRMNELVIFFAIIAGLATFGFWGMILGPAITAFFLTILKLFEARTKECDTN from the coding sequence ATGAAACCACAATATTTCGTAGCTATACTCTTTGCAACATCTCTTTACTGGATGTATCTGCTTTATGCTCCATTTTTACTTACTATAACCATAGCTGCACTTTTGGCTGTTTCAACTTCTAATATTCAATCTTATTTGCATAAATATTTAAAATCTAGATTTTTAGCCGCTCTTACATCTAGTTTTCTTTTAGCAGTTTTGTTTTTTGCTCCACTTGGATATTTTCTTGCAACTCTAACTATAAAGTTAAATAGCATAGATCCTCAAACTTTAAAAGGTCTTGAAGTCTATATAAGAAACTTGATACAAAATCCTCCTGAATATTTAGAGTTTGTAAAACCATATGCTATAGATGCACTAAAAGGTTTAAAAGTTAATGTTCTAACTTCAAAAGCCATTTCATTAACAGGTACTGTTGGTGCATTTAGTGCAGGTTTTTTGAAAAATGCTTTTTTAATCATAATTTTTTACTTTTTTTCTCAATACAATGGAATATATATAGTTAACTTTTTAAAACGTGTTGTACAAATGTCAGTAGAAGAAACTACCATACTTGCAAAAGAGCTATCAGCTGTTATGAGTGTGGTTTTTTACTCTATCATTGTTACGGCAATGTTTGAGGGAATTTTATTTGGTGTAGCTGTTTCTTTTATGGGATATAACGGTCTTTTATTTGGCATAATGTATGGTTTTGCATCTTTGATTCCTGTTGTGGGCGGGATTCTTATGTGGCTTCCGTTTATGATTTATGAGTTTTCAATTGGAGATACTAAAAACGCTATATTTATAGCACTTTACTCTATTTTAGTTATCTCTATAATTGCAGATACTTTTATAAAACCGCTTATTATTAAAGAGATAAACAATAGACTTTTAAAAGAAGATGACACAAGAATGAATGAACTTGTAATCTTCTTTGCTATTATCGCAGGACTTGCAACATTTGGTTTTTGGGGAATGATATTGGGTCCTGCAATTACTGCATTTTTCTTGACTATTTTGAAACTTTTTGAAGCAAGAACTAAAGAGTGTGA